The DNA window GGGGATCAACGCCGCGACGGCCAGGGAGATCGAGCACTTCGCCGTATTGATGGGCGCCGCCGCGAACGCCGAAGCGCTTGCCGATTTCACCGGTAAGCGCGGCCGGGCCGAATAACTCGGCGTCGTCAATTCCCTTGCGCCTCATTGGTATTAGTTAGTCCCACAGGTCACATTCCGGCCCGGCCTGTCGGTGGTCGAATGTATGTTCGAATCATGTTGGCGAGTCCGGTCGAGGTGGCGGTGAGCGCGCTGCGGAGCGCCCATGATGCGCTGGCCGACTGTGACTTCGACCTGCTGACCGGTCGTGACCTGTTGGCCGTGCTCGATGAACTGGAGACTTTGGGCTGCCAGCTGCCGGTGCAGTGGCATCGGGCCCTGTCCCGGTTGCAGGCCGAAACCACGCCCAGGGAGTTGGGCGCCAAATCGTGGAAAGACGTCCTGCGGATCCGGTGGCGCCTTTCGGCCGGGGAAGCCCACCGCCGCCTGGCCGAAGCCCAGGACCTCGGGCCGCGGCGGGCCTTGACCGGCCAACCGCTGGCCCCGGCGCTGGCCGCGACCGCCGCCGCCCAAGGCGCGGGGTTGATCACCGCCGAGCACGTCAAGGTGCTGCGCGACACGATCCGACGACTGCCCGGCTTCATCGACACCGTGACCCGCGACCAGATCGAAATCGATTTGGTGCGCGTCGCGGTCGGGGTCGGCCCCAAGGAACTCAAAGACACCGCCGAGCTGCGCCTGTTCCTGCTCGACCAGGACGGCCCCGAACCCGATGACACCGAACGCCACCGCCGACGCGGGGTCACCCTGGGAAAACAAGGACCCGACGCGATGAGCGCGGTCAGCGGAACCCTCACCCCTGAAGCGCGGGCGCTGTGGGAGGCGATCTTCGCCAAATACGCCGCCCCGGGCATGTGCAACCCCGACGACGCGCAACCCTGCACCTCGGGCACACCCAGCCAAGCCCAGATCGACAACGACCACCGCACCCACGCCCAACGTCAACACGACGCCCTGATCGTGATCGGTCGCATCGCGTTGATCAGCGGTGAACTCGGCCACCTCAACGGACTACCGGTCGCCCTGATCATCCGCACCACCATCCAAGACCTCGAATCCCGCGCCGGGGTCGGCACCACCGGTGGGGGCAGCGTGGTGCCGATCAAAGACGTCATCCGCATGGCCGCCCACGCCCACCACTGGCTGGCCATCTTCGATGAAGCCACCGGCCAAGCCCTAGACCTGTACCGGGCGAGACGCACCGCCTCCCCAGCCCAACGCATCATGCTCATCGCCCGCGACGGAGGCTGCACCAAACCCGGCTGCACCGTGGGCGCCTACGGCACCCAAGTCCACCACGCCCGACAGGACTGGGCCCAGGGCGGCAACACCAACGTCAACGACATGACCCTGGCATGCGGCCCCGATAACCGCCTCGTCCACAAAGACGGCTGGACCACCACCATCAACGAACGCGGCGACGTCGAATGGATCCCACCACCGGACCTCGACACCGGCCAAACCGGCTCTTCGATTTTAATGGGGCAGTTGTGATTTCGCTCTCGTAGGGCGTGTCGCTGCATGGGGAGGCCCTTGGTCTTCCGAAGTCTGAAAGTTGCGAAGCATTCAGGCTGACGAAGGGAACCAAGGGCCGTGTCCGACGGTACGACATTGTTGTTTGGGCTGCCAGGAGTGCGGGTTGAGCGTGTCGAGCGCTGGGCCGACGGGACGCGAGTAGTGCACGCGGTGACCGCGAGCGAGTCCGCGGCGGCGTGCCCGTCGTGTGGGGTGTTGTCCACCTCGGTGAAGGCCCGAGTCGCCACCGCACCGAAGGATATCCCCTACGGTGAAGCGCGAATCATGCTGCGGTGGCACAAGACCCGGTGGCGTTGCCGGGAGGACTACTGTGAACGCGGGTCCTTCACCGAGTCCATCGCGCAGGTGCCGGCGCGGGCCCGCACAACTCTGCGGTTGCGCACTCAGGTCGGTGCGGCGATCGGGGATGCGGCCCGTTCTGTGGCCGAGGTCGCAAACAGCCACGGCGTGTCGTGGCCGACCGCGCACCGCGCGTTCGTCGCCCACGCCGAGTCGCTGCTAGTCGAACCGCAGCCCACCGCGGTGCTGGGCATCGATGAGACCCGCCGCGGAAAGCCCAGGTGGGAACACTGCGCGGTGACGCAGGGGTGGGTGCGGGTGGACCCGTGGGACACCGGGTTCGTCGACCTGGCCGGCGATCAGGGCCTGCTGGGGCAACGGGAAGGCCGCACCGGCGCAGCGGTCATCGACTGGCTCTCTGAGCGCACCGAAGCCTTCCGCGCGGGCGTGGCCTACGTGGCCATCGACCCGGCCGCGGTCTACGCGACAGCGATCCGCACACCCGGCTTGTTGCCCAACGCGACGATCGTGGTCGATCACTTCCACCTGGTGAAGCTCGGCAACGACGCGGTGACCAAGGTGCGTCAACGGGTCACCTGGGATCTACGTGAGCGTCGTGGTCGCAAGATCGACCCGGAATGGGCCAACCGGCGACGGTTGCTGCGCGCTCGGGAACGCCTGTCGGGCAAGAGTTTCGCCAAAATGTGGAACGCCCTCATCGCCGCTGACGACACCGGTCAGATCCTCTCAGCGTGGATCGCCAAGGAAGAACTGCGCACCCTGCTGTCCACCGTGCGCGTCGGCGGCGACCCGCACCTGACCCGGCACCGCCTGCACCGGTTCCTGTCCTGGTGCATCGATTCGCAGATCCCGGAGCTGCTGACCCTGGCCACCACCGTGGACACCTGGTGGCCCGAGATCAACGCCTTCATCGCCACCGGCATCACCAACGCCGGCACCGAGGGCTACAACCGGCTCGTCAAGCAGGTCAAACGCACAGCGTGCGGGTTCAGAAACACAGAAAACTCGGCCCGCCGGATACGCTTCCACTGCACCCGCAAACAGCGGGCCGCAACCCAGACATCATGCTGATTGCCCGCTCAAAATCGAAGAGCCGCCAAACCCGCATCAACCACTACCACCGCCCCGAACTGCTCCTCCGCCCACCAGACGACGACGACGACAACCCAGAACGCGGACCATAGAAACCACCGGGCCGAACCGGAGTAGGCGTGGCGGCTGTTAGCGGTCGGCGCGGCCCGGCCGAACAGGAAGCCGGTCAGGCGTCGCAGACTTTCTGGCGCAGGTGTTCTCTGACGGGCAGCCGTCACCGTCGTGATGGGTTGCAATGATGGCCCGCAGCGTACGGCGGCACCGCCCGCAGTCACCGCCGGCTCCGCAGGCTTCGGTGACCTGTTTCGATGTGCAGGCTCCGTTGGCCACGGCCTTGTCGACGTCGTGACTCGTCACTCCCACGCACAGGCACACAAACATCGGCGGCTCAGCTCTGCTTGTCGATGCTCATGAGGTGGGCGAACCGGCCCACGAACTGGCTGGGGTAGGGGCCGAGGCCCGCATTCGACATCCATTCCGCGGCGGCATCCGGGTGTTCGATCCATTGCCGGGCGGCATCCTCGTCCTCGATTTCCTGCAGGATCATCACTTCCTGCCCGTCGTCGAGTGCGCGGTAGACCCAGATCTTGCGAACCCCGACGCGTCTGAAGCGCTCGATTCCGTCGTGCAACTTGACCATCAGCGCAGATACGTCTTCGACCGAGGACATGACGCCGACGACGACTCGGCCGACGTGCTCGTGGGCCGACGGCGGATACAGGTCGATCTTCTCGACCACCTCGCCACCGAAGATCGGTGGAATGTCGTCGGCGCCCGAAATGTTGAACCACTCGAAAATTGCGGGTGACCGCAGCACTTCGCGCATAGAACGGACATGCCGAATACCGATAGTCACCAAGACTCGGTGAGGCTCCCAAATTGATGTATAAAGAACTACGTGGTGGGCCCCGACGGAAGCAAGTCCATCGGAATGCTTCTTGAGCCATTTCCACATGTGTTCGACGTCGTCGACGCAGTAATCGCAGGCGAGAATAAGTGAGTGCAGATCAAAATCACTCATTCCCTATTCCCTGTCCGTTAGGTGAGCCTTGCAGCGTTAGCGCAGTCTAACCTTACTTAGCCTAGGCAGTCCAGACTAGGGGCCTGCGGTAGCCCCAATCGTTGGCGATCGAGCCGAAAATCCGCTTCGGGCAACAAAAAAGATGCGCTGCCCGACATCTTCTGCACTACATTGGGTACTGCACTACCGACGGCGACAACTGACAGCCCTCAAGTTGCTTAGGAGCGATGATGCAAGGGGATCCCGACGTTCTGAAATTGCTGAATGAGCAATTGACGAGCGAACTAACGGCCATTAACCAGTATTTTCTGCATTCCAAGATGCAGGCTAATTGGGGATTCACCGAGCTGGCTGAATATACGCGCAAAGAGTCGTTCGAAGAAATGCAGCATGCGGAGTCGATTACCGACCGAATTCTGCTTCTCGACGGGCTACCGAACTATCAGCGCCTGTTCTCCCTGCGGATCGGCCAGACGCTGCGCGAGCAATTCGAGGCGGACCTCGCGATCGAATACGAGGTGGTCGGCCGCCTGAGGCCGGGGATCATCATGTGCCGCGAGAAGGAGGACGCCACCTCGGCGACCCTGCTCGAGAAGATCCTGGCCAACGAGGAAGATCACATCGACTACCTCGAGACCCAGCTCGAGCTGATGAACAAGCTCGGCGTCGAGCTGTACTCGGCCCAGTGTGTGTCGAGGCCGCCCACCAGCGCATAGCCAACGTTTCACAAATTCTCGCGCGTCTATTCTTCCTAGGTGGCGTAACTTTCATAGCCTATCTAACGATAGGTCCCATGGGTACGCCAACCAAGGAAGGCAGGTATGACGGGCACGCGAACCGACGCGGCTGTCGCGGATTGTGAATCTCCCAGTGCGCTGATCAGCCCCCAGCGCCGCAACATCATCTTTGTTGCGGTACTGCTCGGCATGTTGATGGCCGCGCTGGATCAGACCATCGTCGCCACTGCACTGCCGACTGTCGTCGCTGACCTCGGGGGAGCGGGCCACCAGTCGTGGGTGGTGACCAGTTACCTGCTGGCCTCCACGATCGTCACCGCCGTCGTCGGAAAGCTCGGCGATCTGTTCGGGCGAAAGGCCGTGTTCCAGGTGGCGGTCCTGTTCTTCCTCGCCGGTTCTGTCCTGTGTGGGCTCGCGGGGTCGATGACGATGCTGGTGGCGTCGCGGGCATTTCAGGGCATCGGGGGCGGCGCGATGATGGTCACGGCGATGGCCGTCATCGGCGAAGTCATCCCGCTGCGCGAACGAGGTCGCTATCAGGGCGCGCTCGGTGCCGTGTTCGGAGTCACCACGGTGATCGGCCCGCTACTGGGCGGGTTCTTCACCGATCACCTCACCTGGCGATGGGCGTTCTGGATCAACGTCCCGATCGCGCTGCTCGTGATCGTGGTCGGAACCCTGGCCATCCCGTCGCTGGCCAAGGCCGGCAAGGCGGTAATCGACTACGCGGGCATCCTGTTCATCGGTGTCGCCGCGTCGGGACTGACGCTGGCCACCAGCTGGGGCGGCAGCACGTACGCCTGGTCGTCGCCGATGATCATCAGTCTTTTCGTCGGTTCCGCTCTCGCGCTGGCGATCTTCGTGTGGGTGGAATCCCGTGTCGCAGAGCCGATTCTGCCGATCCGCCTGTTTGCCAGTCCGGTGTTCACGGTGTGCTGCATCCTTGGGTTCATCGTCGGGTTCGCGATGCTGGGTGCGTTGACATTCCTGCCCACGTTCATGCAGTTCGTCAACGGTGTCTCGGCGACGGAGTCGGGAATGCGCACCCTGCCGATGGTGGCGGGAATGCTCATCACCTCCATCGGTAGTGGCAACATCATCGGTCGCACGGGCCGGTACAAGGTCTTCCCCCGTCGTCGGCACCGCCACCATGACCCTCGGCTTCCTGCTGCTGTCACAGATGGGCGCCGCAACGCCGACCTGGCAGCAGTCGGTATCGCTGTTCATCCTTGGCGCGGGCATCGGCTTGTGCATGCAGGTCCTGATACTGGTCGTCCAGAACACCTCCAGCTTCGCCGACCTCGGTGTGGCAACGTCTGGCGTGACGTTCTTCCGGACAATCGGAAGTTCCTTCGGTGCAGCGATCTTCGGCTCGCTGTTCGCGAACTTCCTCGCCGGCCGGATCCCGTCTGCGCTTGCGGCTAGCGGAGCGCCGGCTCGCGCTGCGGATTCCCCGCAGGCGCTGCACGCGCTGTCGCCGGAGATGGCCGCACCCATCGTCGACGCGTATGCGGACTCGCTCGGCACAGTGTTCCTGTGCGGGGTGCCCGTCGCCATCGTCGGATTCGTCGTCTCGCTCTTCCTCAAGGAGGTGCGACTGCGCGAAATCGAGACGGTGTCGGCGAGCGACCTCGGTGAGGGATTCGGCATGCCGAGCACCGAGTCGCCCGAGAAGATCCTCGAAGTGGCGATCGGGCGGATCTTCCGTGACTCACCGGAGCTTCGACTACGCAGTCTCGCCCAACTTCCCGGATGCCAACTCGACGTCACCCAGATGTGGGGCCTACTGCAGATCTACCGCCAGAACCAGGTGTTCGGCTCGGTCACCTTGACCGATATCGCCGAACGACTGAGAGTGCCGTACGAGGTCATCGAACCGACATTCGACGGTCTGGTCGCCAAGGGTCTTGCGCTGCGGACTGGAGACCGACTGTGGCTCACCCAGGCTGGGATGAAACAGGTTGACGCCATATCGGCGCTCATGGTCGGGCGCATTGTCGACAAGATGAACACGTCGTCCTTCGAGGGATCGTCGTTGGAGGGATCGTCGTTGGAGGTACGCCCGGATCACCTTCAGGTGGAGGCCGCGCTGGAGCGCATCGCACACCGGATGCTGGTGCAACGGGACTGGACCGACGACCGCAAGGAACTTCTCGCTTCACGCTGAAAGCACAAAACTAGAACGTGTTCCAATTCATGAGCTCCGGGCGTACGATGCCGTCATGAGCCGAATTGGACCTTTCGCCGACGACGACGCCGCAGCCTGGGTGGTCAAGTCGCCTGATATCGGTGTTGCGATGGCCGGATTCACCAACGCGGTCTACAACAAGAACCGCCTGCCCATGCGGGTCCGCGAGCTGGCGCGGATGGTCATCGCGCTCGACAACGAATGCGTGGTGTGCCAGAACACCCGTGACTCAGCGGGTGTCGCCGCCGGCGTTGACGAGGACCTTTATGACAACGCGGCGCAGTGGCGGACGTGGCCCGGCTACAGCGCACAGGAGCGGGTCGCCGCAGAGTTCGCCGAGCGCTTCGCGAGCGACCACACCGGGCTGCGCGACGACGAGGACTTCTGGGCGCGCGCCAGCGAGCAATTCGATGACGAGCTGCTGACCGACCTCGCACTGTCGTGTGCGATGTGGCTCGGCATGGGCCGGATGCTGCGGACGCTCGACATCGGTCAAACCTGCAAGATCACCCTGTAGCTCCCGCGGTGCCGCGCACAATGGCGCTATGACGTCGCGCGCCGCCAAACCTCTCGCTGCAGCCGCCATCGCCCAACTCGAGGCCGACGGTGTCGTCACGTTGATCGGCACCGTCGTGAATCCGGCGGGCCTGACGCACGCCAAGACCGTTCCGTTGCGCCGGATGAGCGCCTTCGCCGACCCGGGACTCGGCGCCAGTCCCGTCTTTCACGTCTTCGCCATCGATCAGGCAGGCATCGTGTTCGGCGATGCCATCGGCGTGGTGGGAGACCAGCGAATCCGGATCGATCTCAGCGCCCTGCGCATTCTCGGTGACGGATTGTGCTGGGCGCCTGGCGCTTTCTTCAATCAGGACGGAACACCGGATCCCTATTGCGGTCGCGGAACCCTCAGCCGGC is part of the Mycolicibacterium tusciae JS617 genome and encodes:
- a CDS encoding HNH endonuclease signature motif containing protein, producing MYVRIMLASPVEVAVSALRSAHDALADCDFDLLTGRDLLAVLDELETLGCQLPVQWHRALSRLQAETTPRELGAKSWKDVLRIRWRLSAGEAHRRLAEAQDLGPRRALTGQPLAPALAATAAAQGAGLITAEHVKVLRDTIRRLPGFIDTVTRDQIEIDLVRVAVGVGPKELKDTAELRLFLLDQDGPEPDDTERHRRRGVTLGKQGPDAMSAVSGTLTPEARALWEAIFAKYAAPGMCNPDDAQPCTSGTPSQAQIDNDHRTHAQRQHDALIVIGRIALISGELGHLNGLPVALIIRTTIQDLESRAGVGTTGGGSVVPIKDVIRMAAHAHHWLAIFDEATGQALDLYRARRTASPAQRIMLIARDGGCTKPGCTVGAYGTQVHHARQDWAQGGNTNVNDMTLACGPDNRLVHKDGWTTTINERGDVEWIPPPDLDTGQTGSSILMGQL
- a CDS encoding ISL3 family transposase; the protein is MSDGTTLLFGLPGVRVERVERWADGTRVVHAVTASESAAACPSCGVLSTSVKARVATAPKDIPYGEARIMLRWHKTRWRCREDYCERGSFTESIAQVPARARTTLRLRTQVGAAIGDAARSVAEVANSHGVSWPTAHRAFVAHAESLLVEPQPTAVLGIDETRRGKPRWEHCAVTQGWVRVDPWDTGFVDLAGDQGLLGQREGRTGAAVIDWLSERTEAFRAGVAYVAIDPAAVYATAIRTPGLLPNATIVVDHFHLVKLGNDAVTKVRQRVTWDLRERRGRKIDPEWANRRRLLRARERLSGKSFAKMWNALIAADDTGQILSAWIAKEELRTLLSTVRVGGDPHLTRHRLHRFLSWCIDSQIPELLTLATTVDTWWPEINAFIATGITNAGTEGYNRLVKQVKRTACGFRNTENSARRIRFHCTRKQRAATQTSC
- the bfr gene encoding bacterioferritin, which gives rise to MQGDPDVLKLLNEQLTSELTAINQYFLHSKMQANWGFTELAEYTRKESFEEMQHAESITDRILLLDGLPNYQRLFSLRIGQTLREQFEADLAIEYEVVGRLRPGIIMCREKEDATSATLLEKILANEEDHIDYLETQLELMNKLGVELYSAQCVSRPPTSA
- a CDS encoding carboxymuconolactone decarboxylase family protein; translation: MSRIGPFADDDAAAWVVKSPDIGVAMAGFTNAVYNKNRLPMRVRELARMVIALDNECVVCQNTRDSAGVAAGVDEDLYDNAAQWRTWPGYSAQERVAAEFAERFASDHTGLRDDEDFWARASEQFDDELLTDLALSCAMWLGMGRMLRTLDIGQTCKITL